One Myxococcaceae bacterium JPH2 DNA window includes the following coding sequences:
- a CDS encoding TolC family protein — MARGDIEVARTFAPLTVSLAAGGNDPHWSAGVSQRLPVPGARGARIHAAELGARGAEEERRSNELTVRATTRRAYFALVRARQLESNAERALRLAQESEAAVQLRFETGAAPELEWVQARLARASAEVAVSEQHADTVMLSAELAVLLGRDPRRPLAPAAEQAPRLPALDDAVSRSDHAPRAKARQADVEAARESLRAAKRERWPTPVVGISLEGDGPHGESVFLRGALDLEVPTPGLGRGEQDRLRATVALAEAQADEDRRQGLADIVVAHARLTAALATLRRYEADILPGLETTERMALDAYRAGRSPLLALNEALKSASELRAQFIQAAFTAQSAFADLEVAVGSALP; from the coding sequence ATGGCGCGAGGGGACATCGAAGTGGCCCGGACCTTCGCGCCGCTCACGGTATCGCTCGCCGCAGGCGGGAATGATCCGCACTGGTCCGCGGGCGTGTCGCAACGCCTCCCGGTCCCAGGCGCGCGAGGCGCGCGGATCCACGCCGCTGAACTCGGTGCGCGAGGCGCGGAAGAGGAGCGCCGCTCGAACGAGCTGACGGTGCGAGCCACCACGCGTCGCGCCTACTTCGCCCTGGTGCGAGCGCGACAGCTCGAATCCAACGCCGAGCGAGCCCTGCGTCTCGCGCAAGAGTCCGAGGCCGCGGTCCAGCTCCGCTTCGAGACGGGCGCGGCCCCGGAGCTGGAGTGGGTACAAGCCAGGCTCGCGAGAGCCTCCGCCGAAGTCGCGGTATCGGAGCAGCACGCGGACACGGTGATGCTCTCCGCCGAACTCGCCGTGCTGTTGGGTCGAGACCCGCGCCGCCCCTTGGCGCCGGCAGCGGAGCAAGCCCCGCGGTTGCCCGCGCTGGATGACGCTGTCTCGCGATCGGATCACGCCCCGCGAGCCAAGGCGAGACAAGCGGACGTCGAAGCCGCGAGAGAGTCCTTGCGAGCCGCGAAGCGAGAGCGCTGGCCCACGCCCGTGGTGGGCATCTCGCTGGAGGGAGACGGTCCGCATGGGGAGAGCGTGTTCCTGCGAGGCGCGCTCGACCTGGAGGTCCCCACCCCAGGGTTGGGGCGCGGAGAGCAGGACCGCCTCCGAGCCACGGTGGCACTGGCCGAGGCGCAAGCGGATGAGGATCGCCGGCAGGGGCTCGCGGACATCGTCGTCGCGCACGCGCGCCTCACTGCGGCGCTCGCGACGTTGCGCCGGTACGAGGCGGACATCCTGCCGGGCTTGGAGACCACGGAGCGGATGGCCTTGGACGCCTACCGGGCGGGACGCAGCCCGCTGCTCGCGTTGAACGAGGCCCTCAAGTCCGCCTCGGAGCTGCGAGCCCAATTCATCCAGGCGGCCTTCACCGCGCAGTCGGCCTTCGCGGACCTGGAAGTGGCCGTCGGGAGTGCTCTTCCATGA